One window of Chryseobacterium indologenes genomic DNA carries:
- a CDS encoding T9SS type A sorting domain-containing protein, with translation MKKIYVVIVSVILHSQIFSQVITVSTLAGNGTEGYADGNVNSAMFNRPAGVAVDDAGNVYVADTGNYRLRKITPSGNVSTLAGDGTQGFADGSPNSVKFNGINDLIVDAFGNIYVSDFYNNRIRKVSPSGDVSTFAGNGTAGFADGDNATAQFKNPAGIAIDKEGIIYVADQNNNRIRRITGGQVTTIAGDGVAGYIDGNALSSRFDYPTDIEVVGQDLYVVDNWNNKIRKISSGQVFTISGSNYGFADGTLANAKFYNPLKLVSNKSADLFITDTMNNRIRKISGNQVSTLSGSILGFEDGIAGNAKFYNPNGITIDNQGNLYIADVGNHRIRKIMMNNVLSIKELMKNREMLIYPNPAKNEFSLQSLTNEWLLLMDISGKKIKNINLKSGKTQNVDISSLPKGVYILTDGKTKSAKIIKE, from the coding sequence ATGAAAAAAATCTACGTAGTTATTGTCTCAGTTATACTGCATTCTCAAATTTTTTCGCAAGTAATCACGGTTTCTACATTAGCGGGAAATGGGACAGAAGGATATGCGGACGGAAATGTAAATTCTGCAATGTTTAACCGTCCTGCCGGTGTTGCTGTAGACGATGCAGGGAATGTATATGTTGCTGATACGGGAAATTATCGGCTTCGCAAAATAACTCCATCAGGAAATGTATCTACTTTAGCTGGAGATGGCACGCAAGGGTTTGCAGATGGAAGTCCAAACAGTGTTAAATTTAATGGTATTAATGATCTTATTGTTGATGCTTTTGGGAACATTTATGTATCAGATTTTTATAATAACAGAATCAGAAAAGTAAGTCCATCAGGAGATGTTTCTACTTTTGCAGGGAATGGTACTGCTGGTTTTGCTGATGGTGACAACGCAACAGCGCAATTCAAAAATCCTGCTGGGATAGCAATCGACAAAGAAGGAATTATATATGTTGCCGATCAAAATAATAACAGAATAAGAAGAATAACAGGAGGTCAGGTTACAACAATTGCTGGTGATGGAGTGGCTGGATATATAGATGGCAATGCATTATCAAGCAGGTTTGATTATCCAACAGACATAGAAGTAGTGGGGCAGGATCTATATGTAGTAGATAATTGGAATAATAAAATACGCAAAATATCGTCAGGTCAGGTTTTTACTATTTCTGGAAGTAACTACGGATTTGCAGATGGAACATTGGCTAATGCTAAGTTTTATAATCCACTTAAATTGGTTTCAAATAAATCTGCTGATTTATTTATAACTGATACGATGAACAACAGAATTCGTAAAATTTCAGGAAATCAGGTTTCTACATTATCAGGAAGCATATTAGGATTTGAAGACGGGATTGCCGGTAATGCAAAATTTTATAATCCAAATGGAATAACTATTGACAATCAGGGGAATTTATATATTGCGGATGTAGGTAATCATAGAATTCGTAAAATAATGATGAATAATGTACTTTCTATTAAGGAATTGATGAAAAATAGAGAAATGCTAATTTATCCCAATCCTGCAAAAAATGAATTCAGTTTACAATCTCTTACCAATGAATGGTTACTATTGATGGATATTTCAGGTAAAAAAATTAAAAATATCAATTTGAAATCCGGTAAAACACAAAATGTGGACATATCTTCTTTGCCTAAGGGTGTTTATATTTTAACTGATGGAAAAACGAAATCTGCGAAAATTATTAAAGAATAA
- a CDS encoding THUMP domain-containing class I SAM-dependent RNA methyltransferase, translating into MDTENIKIQIKTFFGLEQILAEEIKKLGGRNVEIKNRAVNCEGDLGFLYKINYSARTALKILVPIHEFKAFNQHQFYDRLFKFEWENFMDVDQSFSIDATVNSETFKHSQFVTLKMKDAIVDYFQEKFKRRPNVETRNPDIKFHLHIDRELVMISMDSSGDPLFKRGYRREQGEAPINEVLASGMLQLAGWDGKGNFLDPMCGSGTLLIEAAMIAMDLPAQIFRKRFGFQNWNNYDAELFSKIKEFRINRVRQFDGKIVGYDIDARMLNAARMNVEAAEMEDVIEIKKQNFFDSKKELFPLLMVFNPPYDERISINDDDFYKKIGDTFKTNYPNTLAWLISSDLEAVKKIGLRPSRKIKLFNGKLETRFLQYEMYEGTKKVHKLEENK; encoded by the coding sequence ATGGATACAGAAAATATTAAAATACAGATAAAGACATTCTTCGGATTGGAGCAGATTCTGGCAGAAGAAATCAAAAAATTGGGAGGCAGGAATGTTGAAATTAAAAACAGGGCGGTAAATTGTGAAGGAGATCTGGGTTTTCTTTACAAGATCAATTACTCTGCAAGAACAGCATTGAAAATTTTGGTGCCCATTCATGAGTTCAAGGCTTTCAACCAGCATCAGTTTTATGACAGACTTTTCAAATTTGAATGGGAAAACTTCATGGATGTAGACCAGTCTTTCTCTATTGATGCCACGGTAAACTCTGAAACCTTCAAACATTCACAGTTTGTGACTTTAAAGATGAAGGATGCGATCGTGGATTATTTCCAGGAAAAATTCAAAAGACGTCCGAATGTAGAAACAAGAAATCCGGATATTAAATTCCATCTTCATATTGACAGAGAATTGGTGATGATCTCAATGGATTCTTCAGGAGATCCTTTGTTTAAAAGAGGATACAGAAGAGAACAGGGAGAAGCTCCTATCAATGAAGTGCTGGCGAGCGGAATGCTTCAGCTGGCAGGATGGGACGGAAAAGGTAATTTCCTTGATCCTATGTGCGGTTCCGGAACATTGCTGATTGAAGCGGCTATGATTGCTATGGATCTTCCGGCTCAGATCTTCAGAAAGAGATTCGGATTCCAGAACTGGAATAATTATGATGCAGAATTGTTCTCAAAAATTAAAGAATTCAGAATCAACAGAGTCAGACAGTTTGATGGAAAAATTGTTGGGTATGACATTGATGCAAGAATGCTGAACGCTGCAAGAATGAATGTAGAAGCGGCAGAAATGGAAGATGTTATTGAGATTAAAAAACAAAACTTCTTTGATTCTAAAAAGGAACTTTTCCCTTTATTGATGGTGTTTAACCCTCCATACGATGAGAGAATTTCCATTAATGATGATGATTTCTACAAAAAAATCGGAGATACCTTCAAAACTAATTATCCGAATACATTAGCATGGCTGATCTCTTCTGATCTTGAAGCGGTGAAGAAAATAGGTCTGCGTCCTTCAAGAAAGATCAAACTTTTCAATGGAAAGCTGGAAACGAGATTTTTACAGTACGAAATGTATGAAGGAACGAAGAAAGTGCATAAGCTGGAGGAAAATAAATAA
- a CDS encoding ZIP family metal transporter, whose protein sequence is MTTVLLLILSVITGVFLGKHFGKKEKLAKNLLILSAGFLITICLNEVFPQVYTSAGSSNLGIFVIAGVLLQMILEALTKGFEHGHFHHHNEHNILPVALMVGLFIHAFIEGIPLANEEHEMSPYLWGIVFHNLPISFILGAFLFNRKGESKSSSSYPSILIVALFALASPMGMLLGNYFNPDLQPYFLAIVGGIFLHISSVIIFESNKNHNIDWVKIGLVVLGVSLALMMHLFHQHPAAHSH, encoded by the coding sequence ATGACAACAGTACTTTTACTGATTTTAAGTGTAATTACAGGAGTATTCCTGGGAAAACACTTTGGTAAAAAAGAAAAACTGGCCAAAAATCTACTGATATTAAGTGCCGGTTTTTTAATTACAATCTGTCTCAATGAAGTTTTCCCTCAGGTGTATACCTCTGCAGGAAGCAGTAATCTTGGGATATTTGTAATTGCAGGAGTTCTTCTGCAGATGATTCTGGAAGCTCTTACCAAAGGTTTTGAACATGGGCACTTCCATCATCATAATGAACACAATATTCTTCCTGTTGCTTTAATGGTGGGATTATTCATCCATGCTTTCATTGAAGGTATCCCTCTTGCCAATGAAGAGCACGAGATGTCACCTTATCTTTGGGGAATTGTATTTCACAATCTTCCTATTTCATTTATTCTGGGAGCATTTTTATTCAACAGAAAAGGAGAATCAAAAAGTTCTTCATCTTATCCTTCTATTCTCATTGTAGCCTTATTTGCCCTGGCTTCTCCAATGGGAATGTTATTAGGAAACTATTTCAATCCTGATCTTCAGCCCTATTTTCTGGCTATCGTGGGAGGAATTTTCCTTCACATTTCATCAGTGATCATTTTTGAAAGTAATAAAAATCACAATATTGACTGGGTAAAAATCGGACTGGTTGTTTTAGGAGTCTCACTTGCATTGATGATGCATCTCTTCCATCAGCATCCCGCTGCTCATTCTCATTAA
- a CDS encoding SDR family NAD(P)-dependent oxidoreductase: MESIISTMQQPIQSGFNAFSTAQEVIKGIDLTGKTIIITGGYAGIGLETTKALTSAGAHVIIPARDIEKAGKNLSGIENIELEKMDLMDPASIDSFAEKFVSSGRSLDILINNAGIMWVPLRRDSRGIESQLATNYLGQFHLTAKLWPALKKADTARVISVSSYGHQMATFDFEDPNFEKREYDTLSGYGQSKTACNLFAVELDERGKEFNIRAYSLHPGSVYGTDLGREEPIELFKQLGTHDENGNIKPEVEARLKTIQQGAATTIWCAVSPQLNEIGGVYCENCDIAEIDRGQIEHRFDEPATIRGVQPYSIDKKNAEQLWKLSEEMLGFTFDSK; this comes from the coding sequence ATGGAATCTATTATCAGCACAATGCAACAACCCATTCAATCAGGCTTTAATGCTTTCTCAACAGCTCAGGAAGTTATAAAAGGAATTGATCTTACCGGAAAAACAATCATCATTACCGGCGGGTATGCAGGAATCGGCCTTGAAACTACAAAAGCCCTTACCTCAGCCGGAGCACATGTCATTATTCCCGCAAGAGATATTGAAAAAGCAGGAAAAAATCTTTCAGGAATTGAAAATATTGAACTCGAAAAAATGGATTTGATGGATCCGGCATCTATTGACTCTTTTGCAGAAAAATTTGTATCATCAGGCAGAAGTCTGGATATTCTTATTAATAATGCGGGCATCATGTGGGTTCCTCTCCGCAGGGATAGCAGAGGTATCGAATCTCAACTGGCAACCAATTACCTTGGACAGTTTCATCTTACCGCAAAATTATGGCCGGCTCTGAAAAAAGCAGACACAGCAAGGGTTATAAGTGTTTCTTCATATGGCCACCAAATGGCTACTTTTGATTTTGAAGACCCGAATTTTGAGAAACGAGAGTATGATACGCTTTCCGGATATGGACAATCTAAAACAGCATGTAATCTGTTTGCCGTGGAACTTGATGAAAGAGGAAAAGAGTTCAATATCAGAGCGTATTCCCTTCACCCAGGTTCAGTCTATGGCACTGATCTGGGCAGAGAAGAACCTATTGAGCTTTTTAAGCAGCTCGGAACGCATGATGAAAACGGAAATATCAAACCGGAAGTTGAAGCACGGTTAAAAACCATTCAACAAGGAGCTGCTACTACAATCTGGTGCGCTGTAAGCCCTCAGCTTAACGAAATCGGTGGAGTTTATTGTGAAAACTGTGATATTGCAGAAATCGACAGAGGGCAAATTGAGCACAGGTTTGATGAACCGGCTACGATCCGCGGAGTACAGCCCTATTCTATTGATAAAAAAAATGCAGAGCAATTATGGAAACTGAGTGAAGAGATGTTGGGATTTACCTTTGATTCCAAATAA
- the proS gene encoding proline--tRNA ligase, with amino-acid sequence MAKLTSRSEDYSKWYNELVVKADLAENSGVRGCMVIKPYGYAIWEKMRDEMDRKFKETGHVNAYFPLFVPKSLFEAEEKNAEGFAKECAVVTHYRLKTDPDNPSKLIVDPDAKLEEELIVRPTSEAIIWNTYKNWIQSYRDLPILINQWANVVRWEMRTRLFLRTAEFLWQEGHTAHATKDEAVEEAEKMNKVYADFAENFMAMPVIQGLKTPSERFAGADETYCIEALMQDGKALQAGTSHFLGQNFAKAFDVKFTNKEGKIEHAWATSWGTSTRLMGALIMTHSDDFGLVLPPTLAPIQVVIVPIFKGEEQLEQISEVALDIQAKLKAKGISVKFDNDTQNKPGWKFAEYELKGVPVRIAMGPRDLENKSVEIARRDNLTKEVRSIEGLDSYIEDLLKTIQQDLYNKALEFRKDNFTKVDTYEEFKKVLEEKGGFIYAHWDGTAEEEEQIKDETKATIRCIPLDDDVEEGISLVSGKPSKRRVLFAKAY; translated from the coding sequence ATGGCAAAATTAACCTCAAGAAGCGAAGATTACAGCAAATGGTATAATGAGCTGGTTGTAAAAGCTGATTTAGCTGAAAACTCAGGCGTGCGTGGATGTATGGTGATCAAACCGTATGGCTATGCAATCTGGGAAAAAATGCGTGATGAAATGGATAGAAAGTTCAAAGAAACAGGTCACGTTAACGCATATTTTCCGCTTTTTGTGCCCAAGAGCTTGTTTGAGGCTGAGGAAAAGAATGCAGAAGGTTTTGCAAAAGAATGTGCTGTTGTTACTCACTACAGATTAAAAACCGATCCGGACAATCCATCCAAACTGATTGTAGACCCGGATGCGAAACTGGAAGAAGAGCTTATCGTTCGTCCTACTTCAGAAGCTATTATCTGGAATACATACAAAAACTGGATTCAGTCTTACAGAGACTTACCGATACTGATCAACCAATGGGCGAATGTTGTTCGTTGGGAGATGAGAACACGTCTTTTCTTAAGAACGGCAGAATTCTTATGGCAGGAGGGCCACACTGCTCACGCAACAAAAGATGAAGCTGTGGAAGAAGCAGAAAAAATGAATAAAGTATATGCAGATTTTGCAGAAAACTTTATGGCAATGCCGGTAATTCAGGGGTTAAAAACACCTTCTGAAAGATTCGCTGGAGCTGATGAAACTTATTGCATCGAGGCATTAATGCAGGATGGAAAAGCTTTGCAGGCGGGAACATCTCACTTCTTAGGACAGAATTTCGCAAAAGCATTTGACGTAAAATTCACCAATAAAGAAGGGAAAATAGAACATGCATGGGCTACATCATGGGGAACATCAACCCGTTTGATGGGAGCTTTGATTATGACCCACTCTGACGATTTCGGATTGGTACTGCCTCCTACCCTGGCACCGATTCAGGTGGTGATTGTTCCGATCTTTAAAGGAGAAGAGCAGTTAGAGCAAATCAGTGAAGTAGCATTGGATATTCAGGCTAAACTGAAAGCAAAAGGTATTTCTGTAAAGTTTGATAATGATACTCAGAACAAACCGGGCTGGAAATTTGCAGAATACGAATTGAAAGGAGTTCCTGTAAGAATCGCGATGGGACCAAGAGATCTTGAAAATAAATCTGTGGAAATTGCGAGAAGAGATAATCTGACAAAAGAAGTACGTTCTATCGAAGGTCTGGATTCTTATATCGAAGATCTATTGAAAACAATTCAGCAGGATCTTTATAACAAAGCTCTTGAATTCAGAAAAGATAATTTTACGAAAGTAGATACTTACGAAGAATTCAAAAAAGTTCTGGAAGAGAAAGGTGGTTTCATCTATGCTCACTGGGATGGTACAGCTGAAGAAGAAGAACAGATCAAGGATGAAACGAAGGCTACGATCAGATGTATTCCTCTAGATGATGATGTAGAAGAAGGGATTTCATTAGTTTCCGGAAAACCTTCTAAGAGACGTGTGTTATTCGCAAAAGCTTATTAA
- a CDS encoding prolyl-tRNA synthetase — MKRNIHKNLLGLLRSKGVLAISGGLLLVSCGAQMGGYSETDGVYYDPNKDTLPEGVIINDSGNRVGEYYDYYQDSNVIQNAEANSREQQNRYNDWSGTNTNWNSNATDSDWGLYAGSQTNYYDNSWGWGSPWGWYGGYSPYWGWGMNRGWGWGASLSWGWGGSFGWGWGGSYGWGSPYWGYGGYYDPFWGGYGNPYWGYGGGYWGGGYYNRPVYRRSGASGGGFQNTGVANAVYRTNTANSGFRNTNGGFRNGNNGGFRDSNSNGGFRNSNGGFRNTDNGGFRNSNSNGGFRNSNSNGGFRNTAPQTRPNYNYQQSQPRNNNSGGFRSNDSGGFRSSGGFNSGGGGFRGGSSGGGGGMRSGGGGRGGFR; from the coding sequence ATGAAAAGAAATATACATAAAAATTTGCTTGGTCTGCTAAGATCCAAAGGGGTGTTGGCAATATCAGGCGGATTATTACTTGTGTCTTGTGGTGCTCAGATGGGAGGGTATAGCGAGACGGATGGGGTGTATTACGACCCCAATAAGGATACGCTACCTGAAGGAGTTATCATCAATGATAGCGGAAACAGAGTAGGAGAATATTATGACTACTATCAGGATTCCAATGTTATTCAAAATGCAGAGGCGAATTCCAGAGAACAGCAAAACAGATATAATGACTGGAGTGGTACCAATACTAATTGGAACTCCAACGCTACTGATTCAGACTGGGGACTTTATGCAGGTTCTCAGACGAACTACTATGACAACTCATGGGGATGGGGATCTCCTTGGGGATGGTATGGTGGCTACAGCCCATATTGGGGCTGGGGCATGAACCGCGGCTGGGGCTGGGGTGCAAGTTTGTCCTGGGGTTGGGGCGGATCATTCGGATGGGGCTGGGGAGGCTCTTACGGATGGGGAAGTCCATACTGGGGATATGGTGGATATTATGATCCATTCTGGGGCGGTTACGGAAACCCTTATTGGGGATACGGAGGCGGTTACTGGGGTGGTGGATACTACAACAGACCTGTTTACAGAAGAAGCGGTGCCAGTGGAGGAGGATTCCAGAATACAGGTGTAGCCAACGCAGTATACAGAACCAACACAGCCAATTCAGGCTTCAGAAATACTAATGGTGGTTTCAGAAACGGAAATAACGGAGGTTTCAGAGATTCTAACTCAAATGGAGGTTTCAGAAATAGTAACGGCGGATTTAGAAACACAGATAACGGCGGCTTCAGAAATTCCAACTCAAATGGTGGTTTTAGAAACTCCAATTCAAATGGTGGATTCCGTAATACTGCACCACAGACAAGACCTAATTATAATTATCAGCAATCACAGCCTAGAAACAACAATAGTGGAGGCTTCAGATCTAATGATTCAGGAGGTTTCAGATCTAGCGGCGGCTTCAACTCAGGTGGAGGCGGCTTCAGAGGCGGTTCTTCTGGCGGCGGTGGCGGAATGAGATCCGGCGGGGGAGGCAGAGGTGGATTCAGATAA
- a CDS encoding branched-chain amino acid ABC transporter substrate-binding protein, which translates to MAWNFLDGLEIIVNVLELFGSDSRSTSDRKNLNYDEKPQQKSSGRSKYFTEKVSAGLIAVTAFFFLIVFKDPLPAENYTQTLVVTSLIGVVISFVMFFILHVMELYYFKNIFKLLLFSCSVIAFFISVVMYGYFRCGWFI; encoded by the coding sequence ATGGCCTGGAATTTTCTTGATGGACTTGAAATAATTGTCAATGTATTGGAACTATTTGGTTCTGATTCACGTTCAACTTCTGATAGAAAAAACCTGAACTATGATGAGAAGCCACAACAAAAGAGTTCAGGAAGATCTAAATATTTTACAGAGAAAGTCAGTGCTGGGCTTATTGCAGTTACAGCATTCTTTTTTCTGATTGTTTTTAAAGATCCGTTGCCAGCAGAAAATTATACACAAACTTTGGTTGTAACTTCCTTAATAGGAGTTGTGATTTCATTTGTAATGTTTTTTATATTACATGTGATGGAGCTCTACTATTTTAAGAATATCTTTAAACTGCTCCTGTTCAGTTGTTCGGTAATTGCTTTCTTTATTTCTGTGGTAATGTATGGCTATTTCAGATGTGGTTGGTTTATATAG
- a CDS encoding helix-turn-helix domain-containing protein, with protein MDFQIQYLTPDIKLSSYDDKLFKTETVFEYHMLVWFISGETKIIQADKTYIFKARDIFLIPRNHLATIINYPKDGLPHKAVVMHLTTERLKAFYSAVDHQKKDRPGESSIHSFSSHPLLNSCLASLIPYFEIEGPFPENIAHLKITEAISILREIDHNIDSVLADFDEPGKVDLINFMEKNYMFNMPLERYGYLTGRSLSTFNRDFRKIFQTTPQRWLTQKRLELAYYHLSEKNKKPSDVFLEVGFEDLSHFSHAFKKQYGFSPSLAR; from the coding sequence ATGGATTTCCAGATACAATACCTCACACCGGATATCAAACTTTCCAGTTATGATGATAAGCTGTTCAAAACAGAAACTGTTTTTGAATATCATATGCTGGTCTGGTTCATATCAGGAGAAACGAAAATTATCCAGGCAGACAAAACCTATATTTTCAAAGCCAGAGATATTTTTCTGATTCCGAGAAATCATCTTGCCACGATTATCAATTATCCAAAAGACGGACTTCCTCACAAAGCAGTAGTGATGCATCTTACCACAGAACGTCTGAAAGCATTTTACAGCGCTGTTGATCATCAAAAGAAAGATAGACCCGGGGAATCCAGCATTCACAGTTTCAGCAGTCATCCGCTTCTGAACAGCTGTCTTGCGTCACTCATTCCTTATTTTGAGATTGAAGGACCATTTCCTGAGAATATCGCTCACTTGAAGATTACCGAAGCTATCAGTATTTTAAGAGAAATTGATCACAATATAGATTCTGTACTCGCTGATTTTGATGAGCCTGGGAAAGTAGATCTGATTAACTTCATGGAAAAGAATTATATGTTTAATATGCCGTTGGAACGATATGGATATCTGACGGGAAGAAGTTTATCTACTTTCAACAGAGATTTCAGAAAGATTTTTCAAACAACACCACAGCGGTGGCTGACGCAAAAACGTCTTGAACTGGCCTATTATCACTTATCAGAAAAGAATAAAAAACCATCCGATGTTTTTCTTGAAGTAGGTTTTGAGGACCTGTCGCATTTTTCACATGCCTTTAAAAAGCAGTATGGATTTTCTCCTTCACTGGCACGATAA
- a CDS encoding OmpP1/FadL family transporter: MSISAAFYAQAQDVSVIRNTVDVYSSTPMVGSAKFNAMAGANGALGGDANSLLTNPAGLGVAISGEVSGTLSILGNKNSSSLAGSTIDYSKTKGDLGNAGGIIAFPLMTETAWKFINIGINFSNQSLDNVIQSPGNNNVVYAFDKDDITKDASLAGHIYERYGNLSKMSFGVGANYNHNLYLGAGFNFFNASVDQYDTLFYRNLTNNSTEGFSKQDTPYTERSSGFSASLGVIGKLSPNFRVGASLETPTFWTIDRNYYFYNDPVYGDDMGAENRKFTSPLKATVSAAFVASKNFSLNVDYTLGLTKPDYKVYGGAERSLNDFFKENYKNLSEVRVGAEYRVQQFRLRGGYAYQSSPFDALTISRFNDAGTVGDQSYSNMMLSDRNTLSFGIGYDFKSFYVDASYQNISSKYTNPFMRGYMDGNSDSSYYSANNIFESDAYAASEVKNNRNNFFLTVGWKF; encoded by the coding sequence ATGAGTATTTCTGCTGCATTTTATGCGCAGGCTCAGGATGTTTCTGTGATAAGAAATACCGTGGATGTTTACTCAAGTACTCCTATGGTGGGATCGGCTAAGTTCAATGCAATGGCTGGAGCTAATGGTGCACTGGGTGGTGATGCAAACTCTTTGCTTACCAACCCGGCAGGTCTAGGGGTAGCTATTTCAGGAGAGGTTTCAGGAACTTTATCTATTTTAGGCAATAAGAACAGCAGCTCTTTAGCTGGATCTACCATAGACTACAGCAAAACCAAGGGAGATCTTGGAAATGCAGGAGGGATCATTGCTTTCCCGCTGATGACAGAAACGGCTTGGAAGTTTATTAATATCGGTATTAATTTCTCCAACCAGTCTCTTGATAATGTAATCCAGTCACCAGGTAACAACAATGTTGTTTACGCTTTTGATAAAGATGATATAACCAAGGATGCATCATTGGCAGGACATATTTATGAAAGATATGGTAATTTGTCAAAGATGAGTTTTGGGGTAGGAGCGAATTACAATCATAATTTATATTTAGGGGCAGGTTTCAATTTTTTCAACGCTTCAGTTGATCAATATGATACTTTATTTTACCGAAACCTTACCAACAATTCTACAGAAGGATTCAGTAAGCAGGATACTCCTTATACAGAAAGATCTTCAGGGTTTTCTGCTTCATTAGGGGTTATCGGAAAGCTAAGTCCTAATTTCAGAGTGGGAGCATCTCTTGAAACTCCTACATTCTGGACGATAGACAGGAATTATTATTTCTATAACGATCCTGTTTACGGGGACGATATGGGTGCTGAAAACAGAAAGTTTACTTCACCGCTTAAAGCGACAGTGAGTGCTGCATTTGTAGCAAGTAAAAACTTCTCTTTGAACGTAGACTATACCCTTGGACTTACAAAGCCTGATTATAAAGTATATGGCGGCGCAGAAAGATCATTGAATGATTTCTTTAAGGAGAATTACAAAAACCTTTCTGAAGTAAGAGTAGGAGCAGAGTATAGAGTACAGCAGTTCAGACTGAGAGGAGGTTATGCTTACCAGTCAAGTCCTTTTGATGCCCTTACGATCAGTAGATTTAATGATGCAGGTACTGTAGGAGATCAATCGTACAGCAACATGATGCTAAGTGACAGAAATACACTTTCTTTTGGTATCGGTTATGATTTCAAATCATTCTATGTAGATGCATCTTATCAGAATATCTCATCTAAGTACACGAACCCTTTTATGAGAGGATATATGGACGGAAACTCTGATTCATCTTATTATTCTGCTAATAACATCTTTGAAAGCGATGCGTATGCAGCAAGTGAGGTTAAAAATAACAGAAACAATTTCTTCCTTACAGTAGGATGGAAATTCTAA
- a CDS encoding class I SAM-dependent DNA methyltransferase, translating to MEWFESWFDTPYYHLLYSNRDYTEAENFIKKLTADLQLPPQSKIIDLACGKGRHSVFLNKLGYDVLGLDLSRQSIESDKQYENQTLLFEVHDMRNPIDADPMDAVFNLFTSFGYFDNENDDKKVFQSVYNALKPGGYFVLDYLNEEYVRKTLVPETTITRGDIDFRILKKIEGRHVIKDIRFEADGKPFHFFEKVKLHTLEAIHAYASECGFERIKIWGDYQLNEFKKENSPRCINLFKKK from the coding sequence ATGGAATGGTTTGAATCTTGGTTTGATACCCCTTATTATCATTTACTTTATAGCAACAGAGACTATACAGAAGCTGAAAACTTCATTAAAAAGCTCACAGCGGACCTTCAGCTTCCGCCTCAGTCGAAAATCATAGATCTTGCCTGCGGTAAGGGAAGACACTCTGTTTTCCTCAATAAATTAGGATATGATGTTTTGGGACTGGATCTTTCAAGACAAAGTATTGAATCTGACAAGCAGTATGAAAATCAAACCCTCCTTTTTGAAGTTCATGATATGAGAAACCCAATTGATGCAGACCCGATGGATGCTGTATTCAATTTATTTACAAGTTTTGGGTATTTTGATAATGAAAATGATGATAAAAAAGTATTCCAATCGGTTTACAATGCATTGAAGCCCGGAGGATATTTTGTGCTGGATTATCTGAATGAAGAGTATGTAAGAAAAACTTTAGTTCCTGAAACAACAATCACCCGCGGTGATATAGATTTCAGAATTCTTAAAAAGATAGAGGGCAGACATGTCATCAAAGATATCCGTTTTGAAGCAGACGGTAAGCCTTTTCATTTCTTTGAAAAAGTAAAGCTTCACACATTAGAAGCCATTCATGCTTATGCTTCGGAATGTGGTTTTGAAAGAATAAAAATCTGGGGAGATTATCAGCTGAATGAATTTAAAAAAGAAAATTCCCCGCGTTGCATCAATTTATTTAAGAAAAAATAA